In Flavobacterium enshiense, the genomic stretch GTTTTTCAACAACGCGTTCAGTGAAGTATATTTCCAGGCTTCCTCTTTTTTGGTCGGAAACCCTTTTTCTTCGAAATTCTTTAAGGCTTCGGTACGAACATTGTGCAGCGCATCCGCCACATCAACTTTCTCTTCAAAGGCCATGAAAGAAGCAAGCAGTTTTTCTCTCAATTCCATATTATGCTTCCTGTTCTTGTTTAATCCAGTCGTATCCTTTTTCTTCCAGTTCCAATGCTAAATCAGCACCACCTGTTTTCACGATTTTCCCGTCAATAAGAACGTGTACGAAATCAGGAATAATATAATCCAATAAACGTTGGTAGTGCGTAATTACCAACACAGCGTTATTCTCGTTTTTAAGTTTGTTAACACCATTAGCCACGATACGCAACGCGTCGATATCCAAACCAGAATCCGTTTCGTCAAGAATCGCAATTTTAGGGTCTAGCATCGCCATTTGGAAGATCTCGTTACGTTTCTTTTCACCTCCCGAAAAACCTTCGTTTAACGAACGTGATAAAAACTTACGGTCCATCTCCAGTAATTCCGATTTCTCGCGGATCAGCTTCAGCATTTCATTAGCCGGCATCTCCTCCTGACCATTTGCTTTACGTTTTTCGTTGATGGCCGTTTTGATGAAATTCGTTACCGAAACCCCCGGGATTTCCACAGGATACTGGAACGATAAGAATACACCTTTGTGCGCTCTTTCGTCTGGAGCCAATTCCGATAAATCCTCACCATCTAAAACGATTTCCCCTTCGGTTACTTCGTAGGTTTCGTTTCCGGCAATGATGGATGAAAGTGTACTTTTTCCGGCACCGTTAGGTCCCATGATGGCATGTACTTCGCCCGCTTTGATTTCAAGGTTAATCCCTCTTAATATTTCTTTATCTTCTACTGAAGCGTGTAAATTCTTTATAGTTAACATGCTATATGTGTCTTTTATTTTATATTCTGATTATCCTACTGAACCTTCCAACGAAATTTCCAATAATTTCTGAGCTTCCACGGCAAATTCCATCGGCAACTTGTTCAACACTTCTCTACTGAAACCGTTTACGATTAACGCAATGGCTTTCTCAGTCGGGATTCCGCGCTGGTTGCAATAAAACACTTGGTCTTCCCCAATTTTTGAAGTTGTCGCCTCGTGCTCAATCTTAGCGGAAGTATTTTTAGATTCGATATATGGGAAAGTATGCGCCCCACAATTGTTACCCATCAATAACGAGTCACATTGCGAGAAGTTACGTGCATTATCGGCTCTTGATGAAACCTGTACCAAACCACGATAACTGTTTTGCGATTTTCCGGCAGAAATACCTTTGGAAATAATGGTTGACTTAGTGTTTTTACCCAAGTGAATCATTTTGGTTCCAGTATCTGCTTGTTGATAGTTATTGGTCACGGCAATAGAGTAGAATTCCCCGATGGAGTTATCCCCTTTCAATATACATGACGGATATTTCCAGGTTACGGCTGAACCGGTTTCTACCTGTGTCCATGAAATTTTTGCGTTCTTCTCGCACAAACCTCTTTTGGTCACGAAGTTGAAAACCCCTCCTTTACCCTCTTTGTTTCCAGGGTACCAGTTCTGTACGGTTGAATATTTAATTTCGGCATTGTCAAGTGCAATTAGTTCTACTACCGCAGCGTGTAGCTGATTTTCGTCACGGCTAGGTGCTGTACAACCTTCCAGATAAGAAACATAACTGCCTTCATCGGCAATTACCAACGTTCTTTCAAACTGTCCGGTTCCTCCTTGATTAATACGGAAATAGGTTGATAATTCCATTGGACATCTTACGCCTTTCGGAATATAACAGAACGATCCGTCTGAGAATACGGCCGAGTTCAACGCTGCATAGAAATTATCGCGTTGTGGCACGACCGATCCGATGTATTGGCGAACCAATTCCGGATGTTCCTGAATTGCTTCGGAAATCGAACAGAAGATAATACCTTTTTCAGCCAGGGTTTTCTTGAATGTCGTCGCTACGGAAACTGAGTCCATTACGATATCCACCGCCACACCGGCCAGTTTTTTTTGCTCATCGATGGAAATACCAAGTTTTTTGAAGGTCTCCAGTAATTCCGGATCTACCTCATCCAAACTCTCGTACTTATCTTTTTTCTTAGGCGCCGAATAATACGAAATCGCCTGAAAATCCGGTTTTTCGTAGTGTACGTTTGCCCAATGCGGCTCGGTCATTTCTTCCCAGGCGCGGAATGATTCCAAACGCCACTCGGTCATCCATTCCGGCTCGTTTTTCTTTTTGGAAATCGCGCGAACAATATCCTCGTTCAATCCCGCAGCAAACGTCTCCGATTCGATATCGGTATAAAAACCGTATTCGTATTCTTTGTTTTCGAGTTCGACTTTTAAGTCGTCTTCTGTGTATTTTGACATAATTTCTTGTAACTAAATTTTATAGCGAAAATGATTCGCCACATCCACAGGTTCTTTGTGCATTCGGATTGTTAAACACGAATCCTTTTCCGTTCAAGCCTCCTGAATATTCCAAGGTGGTTCCCACCAAATAAAGGAAACTTTTTTTGTCCACGGCAATTTTTATATCGTTGTCCTCGAACACTTTATCATCTTCACCTAAAGTTTTGTCAAACTTTAGTTCATACGACAAGCCCGAACACCCGCCACTTTTCACGCCCACACGAACGTAATCGGTTGCGGTGTTAAAACCGTCATCTTCCATTAAAAGTGCGATTCGCTTTTTTGCGCTTTCTGAAACTTTAATCATAATGTTAATACAGATTAATTCTAATTTAGTGCAAAGATATTACATAAAACGATTAATACCTAACTACTAACATTTTTATAACTTATTCACGCATAGTCATTTCTTATAAAGGGATTTAGATTGCGGATTCTCTGAAGATTTACTAATTTGCAGACGCAATTTTTAAGCAGAAAACCATGAAACTTTACCCGATAGAAGCCGGAAATTTTAAATTAGATGGCGGTGCCATGTTTGGAGTGGTACCGAAGACCCTATGGAATAAGACCAATCCGGCCGACGAAAATAACCTTATCGATATAGCTGCACGTTGTCTTTTAGTTGAGGATGGCAAACGCCTGATTTTAATTGACACAGGCATGGGCGACAAACAATCCGAAAAGTTTTTCGGCTATTATTCGCTTTGGGGTGACGATACTATTGACAAGTCCCTGGCCAAATACGGATTTCACCGCGATGATATCACTGATGTGTTTATGACGCACCTGCATTTCGACCATTGCGGTGGCAGCGTAGAATGGAACAAAGAACGCACCGGTTACCGGCCTGCTTTCAAAAATGCCACTTTCTGGTCCAACGATAACCATTGGGATTGGGCCACAACACCGAATCCGAGAGAAAAAGCGTCTTTTTTGGCGGAAAACATTCTGCCGATGCAGGAAAGCGGCCAGCTCAAATTTATTGAACGCCCTCAAGCCGATTTCGGGATTTCAAAAGAATTGGATCTCGGGATTTTGTACGTAGACGGGCATACGGAAAAAATGATGATCCCGCATATTCAATACCAGGACAAAACCATCGTTTTCATGGCGGATTTGCTTCCAACAGCCGGTCACCTTCCCTTACCGTATGTAATGGGTTATGATACCCGACCGTTGTTAACGCTTCCTGAAAAAGCAAAATTTTTAAACACGGCAGCAGAAAAGAATTACTATCTGTTTCTGGAACACGACGCCCACAACCAAATCATCACTGTGGAACAAACCGAAAAAGGGGTACGCCTTAAAGAGGTTTTTACCTGTGAAGACATACTCGGATAAACGATTAAACGCCTTCCGATCAACAGAAGGCGTTAATTTTATATTAAAATTTAGTTGACATATCAATTACTTAAAAATCCTTCTTAACTTTGGGTAAAGAAATCATAAGTGGAGAAGTTAGTCAATATCATCTTTTACAACATTGATCACAGCATCAGACTGTATCGGATGTTTGCCCAGAAAAAACTGCGCGAACATGGTTTTAAAATAACCATCGATCAGTGGCTTGTAATCAAATGCATACTGGAAAACCCAACCATCACCCAGCACGAATTGAGTGAGTTGGTTTTCAAGGACAATGCCTCGGTTACGCGAATCATTGAATTACTGATAAAAGCCGGATATCTGGAAAAAGAAACCAATCCGGAAGACAGAAGAAAATTTATGCTTCATGTTACCAAAGCGGGCGAAGAAGTCATAAAAAACGTTCACGAAGTAGTATTGCAAAACCGCAGCATAGCGCTGAACGGAATCAACCAGAAAGAACTGGAAACAGCCGATGCGGTATTAAGAAAGATAATTGCAAATTGCAAACAATAACATCAGTCAAAAAACAAAAGAATCATCAATCAAAAACGAACTGTTATGATTAAGGTTATTTTATTCCTGATTACCATAGTAATCACAGCAGTGAGCTACCTTTTCATCTAAGAGTAGCTCTTTTTTTTACCTTACTACATTCGGTTCGGTTTCAAAAAAAATCTTAAATTGCTGCTTAATACAAAAAATTGTTATTCTTTTTCGATTTTGTAACAATTTCGAATACTTCAGACATATCTCAAAAACCAAGAATAATTATGAATATACTTAGATCTTATTACCTGTGCGCAGGACTGGCTTTAGCCCTGGCGAGTTGCGGAACGCAAAAAATGGTTTCCACTCCGGTTGAGAACATTGATAAAATGCCGATGAAAACAGGCAAAATTGCCGAAAACGATTTAAAACGCTGGAGTCATTTGGATTTAGGCAAAGACACTATTCCGGGAATGAGCGTGGATAAAGCTTACGCTGAATTGCTTAAAGGTAAAAAAGGAACTAAAGTTATTGTCGGAGTTGTTGATTCCGGCGTCGACATTGATCACGAAGACTTAAAACCTTCTATCTGGATCAATCCAAAAGAAATAGCCGGAAACGGAAAAGACGATGACAACAACGGTTACATCGACGACATCCACGGCTGGAACTTCCTTGGTGATGCCGAACATGAAAACATGGAATATGTACGTATCGTAAAAAAAGGAGATGATGGTTCAGCGACATACCGCAAAGCAAAAGCCGAGCTTGAAAAAGAAATGAAGGAAGCCATGCAGGGCAAAATGCAGGTGGATTTCATCATGGCCGGAGATAAAGCCATTGCCGATCATCTGAAAAAGAAAGATTACACTTTGGACGATGTTAAAAAGATCGAAACCACTGATCAAACTTTACTGCAATACAAAGACATGATGATGCAGATTTTGGCACAAACCGGTGGTTCCAAAGAACAATTTGATAAAGAAATCGAGGAATACAAAGATCATGTTTACGGACAGGTAAATTACCATTTGAACCTTCAGTTTGACGGAAGAAAAGCGGTAGGAGACAATCCGGAAGACCTTAATAACAAAAAATACGGTAACAATAACGTAATCGGTCCTGAGAAAAAAGGTGCAAAACACGGTACACACGTGGCGGGAATTATTGCACAAACCCGTGCCAACAATAAAGGCGGTGACGGGGTAGCAAGCAACAATGTGCAAATCATGGCCGTTCGTGCCGTTCCGGATGGTGACGAGTATGATAAAGATATCGCTTTGGGTATCCGTTATGCGGTAGACAATGGAGCTAAAATAATCAACGGAAGTTTCGGGAAATACTATTCAACACATCCGGAATGGGTGCACGATGCCATTAAATATGCGGCTTCAAAAGACGTTTTGGTAATTTTTGCTGCCGGAAATGAATCTTATGATTTGGATACGATGAACAAATACCCGACCGATTCGTATAACAACCAACCTGAAATTTCCAATAACGTATTGATTATCGGAGCAACGGCACCAACTTACGGTACGGAAATGGTGGCTGTTTTCTCCAACTACGGAAAAACAAGCGTGGATATCTTCGCTCCCGGAGATAAAATCTATGCGACTACGCCAAGCAATACTTACCAATACCTACAGGGAACTTCAATGGCATCACCAAATGTTGCCGGAGTTGCAGCCTTGATCCGATCCTATTATCCGAGTCTGACTGCAGCTCAGGTAAAACAGATTATCATGGACTCAGGAACACCTTTAACTAATAAAGTTAACGTAGGAGAAGGAAGAGACGTCAAACCTTTTAGCGAAGTTTCCAAATCAGGAAAAATAGTAAATGCTTATAACGCACTGTTAATGGCATCCAAGATGGCAAAAAAATAATTATATTTGAAAATTGTATAATCGGAAGGGATTTTTCCCTTCCTTTTTATTTGATCAAAAATGAAAAAATACCTTTTACTGTCGCTGTTCATTACCGGTGCAGTATTCGCACAGAACAACCCGAATCCGGGGTACTGGCAACAACATGCCGATTACAAAATGGAGGTTTCCATGGATATGAAAACCTACCAATACAAAGGAAAACAAACCTTGGTTTATACCAATAATTCGCCAGACACCCTACGTCGTGTGTATTATCATTTATTCAACAATGCGTTTCAGCCGAACAGCGCCATGGATGCCCGTCTCAAAAGCATCAAAGATCCTGACGGTCGTATGGTAAACAAAGTAAAAGTGGGCGATAAAGAAATCAAAGAAAGCCGCATTGCCGCTTTAAAACCTAACGAAATAGGATTTCTGAAAAT encodes the following:
- a CDS encoding MarR family winged helix-turn-helix transcriptional regulator — protein: MEKLVNIIFYNIDHSIRLYRMFAQKKLREHGFKITIDQWLVIKCILENPTITQHELSELVFKDNASVTRIIELLIKAGYLEKETNPEDRRKFMLHVTKAGEEVIKNVHEVVLQNRSIALNGINQKELETADAVLRKIIANCKQ
- a CDS encoding S8 family peptidase, coding for MNILRSYYLCAGLALALASCGTQKMVSTPVENIDKMPMKTGKIAENDLKRWSHLDLGKDTIPGMSVDKAYAELLKGKKGTKVIVGVVDSGVDIDHEDLKPSIWINPKEIAGNGKDDDNNGYIDDIHGWNFLGDAEHENMEYVRIVKKGDDGSATYRKAKAELEKEMKEAMQGKMQVDFIMAGDKAIADHLKKKDYTLDDVKKIETTDQTLLQYKDMMMQILAQTGGSKEQFDKEIEEYKDHVYGQVNYHLNLQFDGRKAVGDNPEDLNNKKYGNNNVIGPEKKGAKHGTHVAGIIAQTRANNKGGDGVASNNVQIMAVRAVPDGDEYDKDIALGIRYAVDNGAKIINGSFGKYYSTHPEWVHDAIKYAASKDVLVIFAAGNESYDLDTMNKYPTDSYNNQPEISNNVLIIGATAPTYGTEMVAVFSNYGKTSVDIFAPGDKIYATTPSNTYQYLQGTSMASPNVAGVAALIRSYYPSLTAAQVKQIIMDSGTPLTNKVNVGEGRDVKPFSEVSKSGKIVNAYNALLMASKMAKK
- the sufB gene encoding Fe-S cluster assembly protein SufB produces the protein MSKYTEDDLKVELENKEYEYGFYTDIESETFAAGLNEDIVRAISKKKNEPEWMTEWRLESFRAWEEMTEPHWANVHYEKPDFQAISYYSAPKKKDKYESLDEVDPELLETFKKLGISIDEQKKLAGVAVDIVMDSVSVATTFKKTLAEKGIIFCSISEAIQEHPELVRQYIGSVVPQRDNFYAALNSAVFSDGSFCYIPKGVRCPMELSTYFRINQGGTGQFERTLVIADEGSYVSYLEGCTAPSRDENQLHAAVVELIALDNAEIKYSTVQNWYPGNKEGKGGVFNFVTKRGLCEKNAKISWTQVETGSAVTWKYPSCILKGDNSIGEFYSIAVTNNYQQADTGTKMIHLGKNTKSTIISKGISAGKSQNSYRGLVQVSSRADNARNFSQCDSLLMGNNCGAHTFPYIESKNTSAKIEHEATTSKIGEDQVFYCNQRGIPTEKAIALIVNGFSREVLNKLPMEFAVEAQKLLEISLEGSVG
- a CDS encoding HesB/IscA family protein; translation: MIKVSESAKKRIALLMEDDGFNTATDYVRVGVKSGGCSGLSYELKFDKTLGEDDKVFEDNDIKIAVDKKSFLYLVGTTLEYSGGLNGKGFVFNNPNAQRTCGCGESFSL
- a CDS encoding MBL fold metallo-hydrolase; this translates as MKLYPIEAGNFKLDGGAMFGVVPKTLWNKTNPADENNLIDIAARCLLVEDGKRLILIDTGMGDKQSEKFFGYYSLWGDDTIDKSLAKYGFHRDDITDVFMTHLHFDHCGGSVEWNKERTGYRPAFKNATFWSNDNHWDWATTPNPREKASFLAENILPMQESGQLKFIERPQADFGISKELDLGILYVDGHTEKMMIPHIQYQDKTIVFMADLLPTAGHLPLPYVMGYDTRPLLTLPEKAKFLNTAAEKNYYLFLEHDAHNQIITVEQTEKGVRLKEVFTCEDILG
- the sufC gene encoding Fe-S cluster assembly ATPase SufC, producing the protein MLTIKNLHASVEDKEILRGINLEIKAGEVHAIMGPNGAGKSTLSSIIAGNETYEVTEGEIVLDGEDLSELAPDERAHKGVFLSFQYPVEIPGVSVTNFIKTAINEKRKANGQEEMPANEMLKLIREKSELLEMDRKFLSRSLNEGFSGGEKKRNEIFQMAMLDPKIAILDETDSGLDIDALRIVANGVNKLKNENNAVLVITHYQRLLDYIIPDFVHVLIDGKIVKTGGADLALELEEKGYDWIKQEQEA